In Triticum aestivum cultivar Chinese Spring chromosome 5B, IWGSC CS RefSeq v2.1, whole genome shotgun sequence, the following proteins share a genomic window:
- the LOC123117695 gene encoding patatin-like protein 2 isoform X1, which produces MAGGSSAAEGDKAKVVTILSIDGGGVRGIIPATVLAFLEKELQKLDGPDARIADYFDVVAGTSTGGLLTVMLAAPDKDGRPLFDAKDLAKFYIDESPKIFPQNCRGSIFSKIGSALALATGPKYDGKYLHSLLRQHLGDTKLDGALTHVVIPAFDIAYLQPTIFSSFQLENQPAKNALLSDIAIGTSAAPTFFPAHYFETNDGKGGTRAFNLIDGAVAANNPTLLAMNQVAEHMVLAGQQPAGKSYIVISIGCGTSSLPKLKYSAKDAAKWGILSWLIKDGSVPILDMFNAGSADMVDFHLSVLSAVLGSSHQYLRIQYDKLSGSAGSIDDCSKANLDKLVKIGEELLSEKVSGVDLETGRNVEVPGGGTNAEELAKYARQLSDERRRRRNN; this is translated from the exons ATGGCCGGTGGTAGTTCTGCTGCAGAAGGTGACAAGGCGAAGGTGGTGACCATCCTGAGCATCGACGGCGGCGGCGTGAGAGGGATCATCCCGGCCACCGTCCTCGCCTTCCTCGAAAAGGAGCTCCAG AAACTGGACGGGCCGGATGCTAGGATCGCGGACTACTTCGATGTCGTCGCCGGCACGAGCACGGGCGGCCTCTTGACGGTGATGCTCGCGGCGCCGGACAAGGATGGGCGGCCGCTGTTCGACGCCAAGGATCTGGCCAAGTTCTACATCGACGAGTCGCCCAAGATCTTCCCTCAGAA CTGCAGGGGCTCCATCTTCTCCAAGATCGGCTCGGCTCTGGCTCTGGCGACGGGGCCCAAGTACGACGGCAAGTACCTCCATTCGCTGCTCCGTCAGCACCTCGGCGACACCAAGCTGGACGGGGCTCTGACCCATGTGGTCATCCCGGCATTCGATATCGCGTACCTGCAACCCACCATCTTCTCCAGCTTCCAG TTGGAGAACCAGCCCGCCAAGAACGCGCTCCTGTCGGACATCGCCATCGGCACCTCCGCCGcacccaccttcttcccggcgcacTACTTCGAGACCAACGACGGCAAGGGCGGCACGAGGGCCTTCAACCTCATCGACGGCGCCGTGGCCGCCAACAACCCT ACTCTATTGGCGATGAACCAGGTGGCGGAGCACATGGTCCTCGCCGGGCAGCAGCCGGCGGGCAAGTCATACATAGTCATCTCCATCGGCTGTGGGACATCATCGCTCCCAAAACTCAAGTACAGCGCCAAGGATGCCGCCAAGTGGGGCATCTTGAGCTGGCTCATCAAGGACGGCTCCGTCCCCATCCTCGACATGTTCAACGCCGGTAGCGCCGACATGGTCGACTTCCACCTCTCCGTCCTCTCCGCCGTCCTCGGCTCCTCCCACCAGTACCTGCGCATCCAG TATGATAAACTGAGCGGGAGCGCCGGCTCGATCGACGACTGCTCCAAGGCCAACTTGGATAAGTTGGTGAAGATTGGTGAAGAGCTGCTCAGCGAGAAGGTGTCCGGGGTGGACCTGGAGACCGGCCGGAATGTGGAGGTGCCCGGCGGGGGCACCAACGCGGAGGAGCTAGCCAAGTATGCAAGGCAGCTCTCCGACGAGCGGCGCAGACGCCGCAACAATTAA
- the LOC123117695 gene encoding patatin-like protein 2 isoform X2 produces the protein MAGGSSAAEGDKAKVVTILSIDGGGVRGIIPATVLAFLEKELQKLDGPDARIADYFDVVAGTSTGGLLTVMLAAPDKDGRPLFDAKDLAKFYIDESPKIFPQKGSIFSKIGSALALATGPKYDGKYLHSLLRQHLGDTKLDGALTHVVIPAFDIAYLQPTIFSSFQLENQPAKNALLSDIAIGTSAAPTFFPAHYFETNDGKGGTRAFNLIDGAVAANNPTLLAMNQVAEHMVLAGQQPAGKSYIVISIGCGTSSLPKLKYSAKDAAKWGILSWLIKDGSVPILDMFNAGSADMVDFHLSVLSAVLGSSHQYLRIQYDKLSGSAGSIDDCSKANLDKLVKIGEELLSEKVSGVDLETGRNVEVPGGGTNAEELAKYARQLSDERRRRRNN, from the exons ATGGCCGGTGGTAGTTCTGCTGCAGAAGGTGACAAGGCGAAGGTGGTGACCATCCTGAGCATCGACGGCGGCGGCGTGAGAGGGATCATCCCGGCCACCGTCCTCGCCTTCCTCGAAAAGGAGCTCCAG AAACTGGACGGGCCGGATGCTAGGATCGCGGACTACTTCGATGTCGTCGCCGGCACGAGCACGGGCGGCCTCTTGACGGTGATGCTCGCGGCGCCGGACAAGGATGGGCGGCCGCTGTTCGACGCCAAGGATCTGGCCAAGTTCTACATCGACGAGTCGCCCAAGATCTTCCCTCAGAA GGGCTCCATCTTCTCCAAGATCGGCTCGGCTCTGGCTCTGGCGACGGGGCCCAAGTACGACGGCAAGTACCTCCATTCGCTGCTCCGTCAGCACCTCGGCGACACCAAGCTGGACGGGGCTCTGACCCATGTGGTCATCCCGGCATTCGATATCGCGTACCTGCAACCCACCATCTTCTCCAGCTTCCAG TTGGAGAACCAGCCCGCCAAGAACGCGCTCCTGTCGGACATCGCCATCGGCACCTCCGCCGcacccaccttcttcccggcgcacTACTTCGAGACCAACGACGGCAAGGGCGGCACGAGGGCCTTCAACCTCATCGACGGCGCCGTGGCCGCCAACAACCCT ACTCTATTGGCGATGAACCAGGTGGCGGAGCACATGGTCCTCGCCGGGCAGCAGCCGGCGGGCAAGTCATACATAGTCATCTCCATCGGCTGTGGGACATCATCGCTCCCAAAACTCAAGTACAGCGCCAAGGATGCCGCCAAGTGGGGCATCTTGAGCTGGCTCATCAAGGACGGCTCCGTCCCCATCCTCGACATGTTCAACGCCGGTAGCGCCGACATGGTCGACTTCCACCTCTCCGTCCTCTCCGCCGTCCTCGGCTCCTCCCACCAGTACCTGCGCATCCAG TATGATAAACTGAGCGGGAGCGCCGGCTCGATCGACGACTGCTCCAAGGCCAACTTGGATAAGTTGGTGAAGATTGGTGAAGAGCTGCTCAGCGAGAAGGTGTCCGGGGTGGACCTGGAGACCGGCCGGAATGTGGAGGTGCCCGGCGGGGGCACCAACGCGGAGGAGCTAGCCAAGTATGCAAGGCAGCTCTCCGACGAGCGGCGCAGACGCCGCAACAATTAA
- the LOC123117694 gene encoding patatin-like protein 2: protein MASSSSAGGDTVSKLVTILSIDGGGVRGIIPATVLAFLEKELQKLDGPDVRIADYFDVVAGTSTGGLLTVMLTAPDKDGRPLFDAKDLAKFYIDESPKIFPQKDSIFSKIGTALGMVTGPKYNDKYLQSLLRRHLGETKLDGALTSVVIPAFDIAHLQPTIFSSFQLKNQPAKNALLSDIAIGTSAAPTFFPAHYFETEDGKGGTRAFNLIDGGVAANNPTLCAMSHVAEDIIVAGNGDLLGKSYMVISIGCGTSSNPKGKYSAKDTAKWGILNWILKGGTVPILDMFNAASGDMVDIHLSVLSAALGSSHQYLRIQYDQLSGSAGSIDDCSKANLDKLVEIGNELLGKKVSQVDLETGRNVEVPDEGTNAEQLAKFAKQLSHERRRRHNELATAQT, encoded by the exons ATGGCAAGTAGTAGTTCTGCAGGAGGTGACACGGTGAGTAAGCTGGTGACCATCCTGAGCATCGATGGCGGCGGCGTGAGAGGGATCATCCCGGCCACCGTCCTCGCCTTCCTTGAGAAGGAGCTTCAG AAACTGGATGGGCCGGATGTTAGGATTGCGGATTACTTCGACGTGGTCGCCGGCACCAGCACCGGTGGCCTCTTGACGGTGATGCTCACGGCGCCGGACAAGGATGGACGGCCGCTGTTCGATGCCAAGGATCTGGCAAAGTTCTACATCGACGAGTCGCCCAAAATCTTCCCACAGAA GGACTCAATCTTCTCCAAGATCGGCACAGCTCTGGGGATGGTGACCGGGCCCAAGTACAACGACAAGTACCTTCAGTCGCTCCTCCGTCGGCACCTCGGCGAAACGAAGCTGGACGGAGCTCTCACCAGCGTGGTGATCCCGGCCTTCGATATCGCCCACTTGCAACCCACCATCTTCTCCAGCTTCCAG TTGAAGAACCAGCCAGCAAAGAACGCGCTCCTGTCAGACATCGCCATCGGGACCTCCGCCGcacccaccttcttcccggcgcaTTACTTTGAGACCGAAGACGGCAAGGGCGGCACAAGGGCCTTCaacctcatcgacggtggcgtggCCGCCAACAACCCT ACACTATGCGCGATGAGCCATGTGGCGGAGGACATCATCGTGGCTGGGAACGGTGACTTGCTCGGGAAGTCATACATGGTCATCTCCATCGGCTGCGGGACGTCTTCGAATCCAAAAGGCAAGTATAGTGCTAAGGACACCGCCAAGTGGGGCATCCTGAACTGGATCCTCAAGGGCGGCACCGTCCCGATCCTCGACATGTTCAATGCAGCTAGCGGCGACATGGTCGACATCCACCTCTCTGTCCTCTCCGCCGCCCTCGGCTCCTCCCATCAATACCTGCGTATCCAG TATGATCAACTGAGCGGAAGCGCGGGCTCGATCGACGACTGCTCCAAAGCTAACTTGGATAAGCTGGTGGAGATTGGGAATGAGCTTCTCGGAAAGAAGGTATCTCAGGTGGACCTAGAGACAGGCCGGAATGTGGAGGTACCCGATGAGGGTACCAACGCGGAGCAACTAGCCAAGTTTGCAAAGCAGCTCTCCCATGAGAGGCGTCGCCGTCACAACGAACTAGCAACTGCACAGACCTAG